One segment of Neisseria mucosa DNA contains the following:
- a CDS encoding DUF3418 domain-containing protein produces the protein MDARSNPANVSDGLQNSSGHIGANTRYRLTKLGEQMARLPIDPKIARILLAAKKHDCMAEILVIASALSIQDPRERPLEARDAAAKAHERFTDKQSDFLAYLNIWDSFQRERDKGLSNKQLVQWCRQYFLSHLRMREWRELHHQLAQTAIEMGLTTKEAAFRQPPSQEQLRPSESQGDQDLAAKLKQKQLDKKQHRAQIRAAKEAGYEQIHRALLTGLIANVGMKSPDGNDYTGARGSRFHLFPASALFKAKPKWVMAAELVETTRLYARDVAVIQPEWIEQEAPHLVRYHYFEPHWEQKRGEVVASERVTLYGLTVLPRRPVSYGKVAPEEAREIFIRGALVAQESNLQTAFFAHNKKLIKEITELEHKSRKQDVLVDDEALFAFYNERLPELVWKDEKGGVWGSEEGGQTQSDKTTGQNGQANQRNAGRVEQAAHADSKDASNREREPSSHTLQNVSDDPKPKKQPISPKGRLKPLPLADIRTFEAWLKTAERDNPRLLFLSRDDLMQHAAAHITEEQFPKFWQTADGKFKLSYRFEPHHPLDGVTMTVPLTVLNRLHAPSLEWLVPGMLREKIQLLIKALPKQIRRICVPVPDFITKFLESNPDRQAAIIPQLAHFIAKSAGDMRILEQIDQDAWAVQELPEHCYLNLRIIDDGGQELAGGRKLHELQQQLGQAAAVTFRDNTQEFERDNVTAWDIGTLPESIKFARGKQQLTGYLGLQKEKDGRIALRLFDTSAAAEQAHRQGVIELMKLQLKEQVKDLNKGIQGFTQAAMLLKHINADTLRDDLTQAVCDRAFIGEDELPRNEKAFKEQIKRARSRLPAVKEALSRYLQETAAAYAELNGKLGKHPLTHLLRLRLQTLLAPGFASHTPWAQWPRLPIYLKAMTLRLEKYSGNPARDAAREADIQELEQMWLEKTDSLVKQGQPISDDLAAFKWMIEELGVSLFAQELKTPYPVSVKRLLKEWEGIK, from the coding sequence ATGGATGCCCGATCCAACCCAGCCAATGTTTCAGACGGCCTGCAAAACAGTTCGGGCCATATCGGTGCCAACACGCGCTACCGCTTAACCAAACTCGGCGAACAAATGGCGCGCCTGCCTATCGACCCGAAAATCGCGCGTATTTTGCTGGCGGCGAAGAAGCACGACTGCATGGCGGAAATATTGGTAATTGCGTCCGCGCTGTCGATTCAAGACCCGCGCGAGCGGCCGTTGGAAGCGCGCGATGCCGCGGCCAAGGCGCATGAACGCTTTACCGACAAGCAATCCGACTTCCTTGCCTATCTGAATATTTGGGACAGCTTCCAGCGCGAGCGCGACAAAGGCTTGTCCAACAAGCAGCTGGTGCAATGGTGCCGCCAATATTTCCTGTCGCACCTGCGGATGCGCGAATGGCGCGAGCTGCACCACCAGCTTGCCCAAACCGCGATTGAAATGGGCTTGACCACCAAAGAAGCCGCGTTTAGACAACCTCCTTCCCAAGAACAATTAAGGCCGTCTGAAAGTCAAGGCGACCAAGATTTGGCGGCCAAACTCAAACAAAAACAACTGGACAAGAAACAACACCGCGCCCAAATCCGCGCCGCAAAAGAAGCCGGCTACGAACAAATCCACCGCGCCCTGCTGACCGGCCTTATCGCCAACGTCGGCATGAAGTCGCCCGACGGCAACGACTACACCGGCGCGCGCGGCAGCCGTTTCCACCTGTTCCCCGCCTCAGCCCTGTTCAAAGCCAAACCCAAATGGGTGATGGCGGCAGAATTGGTTGAGACCACGCGCCTTTACGCGCGCGACGTCGCCGTTATCCAGCCCGAATGGATAGAGCAGGAAGCGCCGCACCTTGTCCGCTACCATTATTTCGAGCCGCACTGGGAACAAAAACGCGGCGAAGTCGTCGCCAGCGAACGCGTAACGCTTTACGGCCTGACCGTATTGCCGCGCCGTCCCGTGTCTTACGGCAAAGTTGCGCCTGAAGAAGCGCGTGAAATCTTTATCCGCGGCGCATTGGTGGCGCAGGAAAGCAATCTTCAGACGGCCTTTTTTGCACACAATAAAAAGCTGATTAAAGAAATTACCGAACTCGAACACAAATCGCGCAAGCAAGACGTATTGGTCGACGACGAAGCACTGTTTGCGTTTTATAACGAACGCCTGCCCGAGCTGGTGTGGAAAGACGAGAAAGGCGGCGTTTGGGGAAGCGAAGAGGGCGGACAAACCCAGTCGGACAAGACAACCGGACAAAACGGACAAGCAAACCAGCGCAACGCAGGGCGTGTGGAGCAAGCCGCGCACGCGGATTCCAAAGATGCGTCCAACCGCGAGCGCGAACCGAGTTCACACACCCTACAAAATGTTTCAGACGACCCCAAACCCAAAAAGCAGCCCATATCCCCAAAAGGCCGTCTGAAACCCCTACCCCTTGCCGATATCCGCACCTTTGAAGCCTGGCTCAAAACCGCCGAGCGCGACAATCCGCGCCTGCTGTTCCTTAGCCGCGACGATCTGATGCAACACGCCGCCGCACACATCACCGAAGAGCAGTTCCCCAAATTTTGGCAAACCGCAGACGGCAAGTTCAAACTTTCCTACCGCTTCGAGCCGCACCATCCGCTCGACGGCGTGACCATGACCGTGCCACTGACCGTCCTCAACCGCCTGCACGCGCCGTCGCTCGAATGGCTGGTACCCGGTATGTTGCGCGAAAAAATCCAGCTGCTGATTAAAGCCCTGCCGAAGCAAATCCGCCGCATTTGCGTGCCCGTACCCGATTTCATCACCAAATTCCTCGAAAGCAATCCCGACCGCCAAGCGGCCATCATTCCCCAGTTGGCGCACTTTATCGCCAAAAGCGCCGGCGATATGCGGATTCTCGAGCAAATCGACCAAGACGCATGGGCGGTGCAAGAATTGCCCGAACACTGCTATCTGAATCTGCGCATTATCGACGACGGCGGACAAGAACTCGCCGGCGGCCGCAAACTGCATGAGTTGCAGCAACAACTCGGCCAAGCCGCCGCCGTTACCTTCCGCGACAACACCCAAGAATTCGAGCGCGACAACGTTACCGCATGGGACATCGGCACCCTGCCTGAATCCATCAAATTCGCCCGCGGCAAACAACAGCTCACCGGCTACCTCGGCCTGCAAAAAGAAAAAGACGGCCGCATCGCCCTGCGCCTGTTCGACACGTCCGCCGCCGCAGAGCAGGCACACCGTCAAGGCGTGATCGAATTGATGAAGCTGCAATTAAAAGAGCAGGTAAAAGATTTGAACAAAGGCATCCAAGGCTTTACCCAAGCCGCCATGCTGCTCAAACACATCAACGCCGACACCCTGCGCGACGACCTCACCCAAGCCGTCTGCGACCGCGCCTTTATCGGCGAAGATGAGCTGCCGCGCAACGAAAAAGCCTTTAAAGAGCAAATCAAACGCGCCCGCAGCCGCCTGCCCGCCGTCAAAGAAGCCCTCAGCCGCTACTTGCAGGAAACCGCCGCCGCCTACGCCGAACTCAACGGCAAACTCGGCAAACACCCATTGACCCACCTTCTAAGACTACGCCTGCAAACCCTGCTTGCCCCCGGCTTTGCCAGTCATACCCCATGGGCACAATGGCCGCGCCTCCCCATCTACCTCAAAGCCATGACCCTGCGCCTCGAAAAATACAGCGGCAACCCCGCCCGCGACGCAGCCCGCGAAGCCGATATACAGGAATTGGAACAAATGTGGCTGGAAAAAACAGATAGCTTGGTGAAACAAGGACAACCCATTTCAGACGACCTCGCCGCGTTTAAATGGATGATTGAAGAATTGGGAGTGTCGCTGTTCGCGCAGGAATTGAAGACACCTTATCCGGTGTCGGTGAAGAGGTTGTTGAAGGAGTGGGAGGGAATTAAATAA
- a CDS encoding phosphoethanolamine transferase: MMKKSLFVLFLYSSLLTASEIAYRFVFGIETLPAAKMAETFALTFVIAALYLFARYKATRLLIALFFALSIIANNVHYAVYQSWMTGINYWLMLKEVTEVGSAGASMLDKLWLPVVWGVLEVVLFCSLAKFRRKTHFSADIVFIAAMLLIFGRSFSTTQEHGISPKPTYSRVKANYFSFGYFVGRVLPYQLFDLSKIPVFKQSAPSKIGQGSVQNIVLIMGESESAAHLKLFGYGRETSPFLTQLSQAEFKPIVKQSYSAALMTAVSLPSFFNAIPHANGYEQISSGDTNMFRLAKEQGYETYFYSAQAENEMAILNLIGKKWIDHLIQPTQLGYRNGDNMPDDKLLPLFDKINLQQGKHFIVLHQRGSHVPYGALLQPQDKVFGEASIVDKYDNTIHKTDQMIQTVFEQLQKQPDGNWLFAYTSDHGQYVRQDTYNQGTVQPDSYLVPLVLYSPDKAVQQTANQAFAPCEIAFHQQLSTFLIHTLGYDMPVSGCSEGSVTGNLITGDAGSLNIRDGKAEYVYPQ, translated from the coding sequence ATTATGAAAAAATCCCTTTTCGTTCTCTTTCTGTATTCGTCTTTGCTGACTGCCAGCGAAATTGCCTATCGCTTTGTATTTGGGATTGAAACCCTGCCGGCTGCGAAAATGGCGGAAACGTTTGCGCTGACATTTGTGATTGCTGCGCTGTATCTGTTTGCGCGTTATAAGGCAACGCGTTTGCTGATTGCGTTGTTTTTTGCGCTCAGCATCATTGCCAACAATGTGCATTACGCGGTTTATCAAAGTTGGATGACGGGCATCAATTATTGGCTGATGCTGAAAGAGGTTACCGAAGTCGGCAGCGCGGGCGCGTCGATGTTGGATAAGTTGTGGCTGCCTGTGGTGTGGGGCGTGTTGGAAGTCGTGCTGTTTTGCAGCCTTGCCAAGTTCCGCCGTAAGACGCATTTTTCTGCCGATATTGTATTTATTGCGGCGATGTTGCTGATTTTTGGACGTTCATTCAGTACAACGCAGGAACACGGTATTTCGCCTAAGCCGACATACAGCCGCGTCAAAGCCAATTATTTCAGCTTCGGCTATTTTGTCGGGCGCGTATTGCCGTATCAGTTGTTTGATTTAAGCAAGATTCCTGTGTTCAAACAGTCTGCGCCAAGCAAAATCGGGCAGGGCAGTGTTCAAAATATCGTTTTGATTATGGGTGAAAGCGAAAGCGCGGCGCATTTGAAATTGTTTGGCTACGGGCGTGAAACTTCGCCGTTTTTGACCCAGCTGTCGCAAGCCGAATTTAAGCCGATTGTGAAACAAAGCTATTCCGCCGCTTTGATGACGGCTGTGTCCCTGCCCAGCTTTTTTAATGCGATACCGCATGCCAACGGCTACGAACAAATCAGCAGCGGCGATACCAATATGTTCCGCCTCGCCAAAGAGCAGGGCTATGAAACGTATTTTTACAGCGCGCAGGCGGAAAACGAGATGGCGATTTTGAACTTAATCGGTAAAAAGTGGATCGACCATCTGATTCAGCCGACCCAACTCGGTTACCGCAACGGCGACAATATGCCCGACGATAAACTGTTGCCCCTGTTCGACAAAATCAATTTGCAACAGGGCAAGCATTTTATTGTGTTGCACCAACGCGGTTCGCACGTCCCATACGGCGCATTGTTGCAGCCTCAAGATAAAGTATTCGGCGAAGCCAGTATTGTGGATAAGTACGACAACACCATCCACAAAACCGACCAAATGATTCAAACCGTATTCGAGCAGCTGCAAAAGCAGCCTGACGGCAACTGGCTGTTTGCCTATACCTCCGATCATGGCCAGTATGTGCGCCAAGATACCTACAATCAAGGCACGGTGCAGCCTGACAGCTATCTTGTGCCGCTGGTGTTGTACAGCCCGGATAAGGCCGTGCAACAGACTGCCAACCAAGCTTTTGCACCTTGCGAGATTGCCTTCCATCAGCAGCTTTCAACGTTCCTGATTCACACGCTGGGCTACGATATGCCGGTTTCAGGTTGTAGCGAAGGCTCGGTAACGGGCAACCTGATTACAGGCGATGCAGGCAGCTTGAACATTCGCGACGGCAAGGCGGAATATGTTTATCCGCAATAA
- a CDS encoding DNA cytosine methyltransferase, which yields MMNNTHQPTVLDLFCGCGGLSLGFIQAGFDVKLGIDYWQDAITTYTATHKGTQGIVADLFNITPEQISQQTQIKQLDVIIGGPPCQGFSIAGKRMIDDERNQLYKAFVDFVRFYQPKAFLMENVPNIMSMGKGAIKQQITQDFEQLGYIVKSQILMASDYGVPQNRKRAFFVGFKNGTIFEFPKQTVNQYVTVKQAISDLPDYSVDDGAAYPLLGSSEYQHMMRQNSTGLFNHQITQHNDKTKEIIALVPDGGNYKSLPEHLRQTRNVNIAWTRLNSQKPSFTIDTGHNHHFHYQFNRVPTVRESARIQSFPDDFIFLGTKTSQLRQVGNAVPPMLAKAIAEKMKLFL from the coding sequence ATGATGAATAACACACACCAACCTACTGTTTTAGATTTATTTTGCGGCTGTGGCGGCTTATCGCTCGGTTTTATTCAAGCTGGTTTTGATGTCAAATTGGGCATAGATTATTGGCAAGACGCGATTACCACCTACACCGCCACACACAAAGGCACACAAGGCATTGTCGCCGATTTATTCAACATCACACCCGAACAAATCTCCCAACAAACTCAAATTAAACAATTAGATGTGATTATTGGTGGGCCACCATGTCAAGGTTTCTCTATCGCCGGCAAACGCATGATTGATGATGAACGCAATCAACTTTATAAAGCGTTTGTGGATTTTGTCCGTTTTTATCAGCCCAAAGCATTTCTAATGGAAAATGTCCCTAATATAATGTCAATGGGAAAAGGGGCGATTAAACAACAAATTACTCAAGATTTTGAGCAACTAGGCTATATCGTCAAAAGTCAAATTTTAATGGCTTCTGATTATGGGGTACCGCAAAATCGTAAACGCGCATTTTTTGTGGGGTTTAAAAATGGCACAATATTTGAATTTCCAAAACAAACGGTTAATCAATATGTTACTGTCAAACAAGCCATTTCTGATTTACCTGATTATTCGGTTGATGATGGCGCGGCTTATCCACTTTTAGGCAGCAGCGAATATCAACACATGATGCGCCAAAATTCAACTGGCTTGTTTAATCATCAAATCACGCAACATAATGACAAGACGAAAGAAATTATCGCACTTGTCCCCGATGGCGGCAATTACAAAAGCCTACCTGAACATTTGCGCCAAACGCGAAACGTCAATATTGCATGGACACGCTTAAACAGCCAAAAGCCAAGTTTTACGATTGATACGGGACACAATCATCATTTTCACTATCAATTTAACCGTGTACCAACAGTTCGAGAAAGTGCGCGTATTCAATCATTTCCCGATGATTTTATTTTTTTAGGAACAAAAACCAGTCAATTACGCCAAGTTGGCAATGCTGTTCCGCCTATGCTTGCAAAAGCGATTGCCGAAAAAATGAAATTGTTTTTATAA
- a CDS encoding protein NO VEIN domain-containing protein: protein MFNPDIQYRCDIIRGKAQKELDDLLPTYSTIVADICPADENIFNQQFNNRLSQSFYQKNYNELGKNQQKTIRNHITEIAGKLFGLYFKKNGLVYESPSNSKLVNDQDQPAFFKNLCLNFQFPNGTQKIQTIAERINKQIKFKPFHFILALLAEAEQVKFTITTYHIGYYVLNALEVLQGKVTPKEVLDTIISNSQKNSLKRVPVTSHDFQHIRELLNLLVLANLIVIDENRSSKAIQLNHYENQLIKLFIKEYNTPLQFDIYQFDLNAEHIGKRIEMEWAEYFAQIALQNAQVLNTVLPYQHQVSKKIDKNELGKMGEKLVFQLEQERVRKYNQRLINQVQLVGEIRGLGYDVKSVAADESPNNPDFDRFIEVKSTIRVTSPDLDNHDWIDTVNLTRKEWVAAEQFQAAYMIYRVYFTAHKIYIRKIINPFEKNKQGIIYVMPTMYRIDFGANSVDDSVEVDNVL, encoded by the coding sequence ATGTTTAACCCCGATATTCAATATCGTTGCGACATTATTCGCGGTAAAGCACAAAAAGAATTAGATGATTTATTGCCAACTTATTCCACGATTGTGGCGGATATTTGTCCAGCCGATGAAAACATCTTTAATCAACAATTTAACAATAGATTATCGCAATCTTTTTATCAGAAAAATTACAATGAATTAGGCAAAAATCAACAGAAAACCATTAGAAATCATATTACTGAAATTGCAGGTAAATTATTTGGTTTGTACTTCAAAAAAAATGGTTTGGTATATGAAAGCCCAAGTAATAGTAAATTAGTAAACGACCAAGACCAACCTGCATTTTTTAAAAATTTATGCTTAAATTTTCAATTCCCAAACGGTACACAAAAAATTCAAACCATCGCAGAACGTATTAACAAGCAGATTAAATTCAAACCGTTTCATTTTATTTTGGCGTTATTGGCAGAAGCGGAACAGGTAAAATTTACCATAACTACTTACCATATTGGCTATTATGTATTGAATGCGTTGGAAGTGCTGCAAGGCAAAGTTACACCAAAAGAAGTATTGGATACGATTATTTCTAATAGTCAAAAGAATTCATTAAAACGTGTTCCTGTAACATCTCACGATTTTCAGCACATTAGAGAATTGTTGAATTTATTGGTATTGGCGAATTTGATTGTGATTGATGAAAACCGAAGCAGCAAAGCCATACAATTAAATCATTATGAAAATCAGTTAATTAAATTATTTATCAAAGAATACAATACGCCACTTCAATTTGATATTTACCAATTTGATTTAAATGCAGAACACATTGGCAAACGCATTGAAATGGAATGGGCAGAATATTTTGCTCAAATCGCTCTACAAAATGCTCAAGTTTTGAATACAGTTTTGCCATATCAACATCAGGTAAGTAAAAAAATAGACAAAAATGAATTAGGTAAAATGGGCGAAAAATTGGTATTTCAGTTAGAGCAAGAACGTGTGAGAAAATACAATCAACGCTTAATCAATCAAGTTCAGCTTGTAGGTGAAATTCGTGGTTTGGGCTATGATGTAAAATCAGTTGCCGCTGATGAAAGTCCAAATAATCCTGATTTTGATAGATTTATTGAAGTGAAATCAACCATTCGTGTTACTTCACCTGATTTAGATAATCACGATTGGATAGACACTGTTAATTTAACACGCAAAGAATGGGTTGCTGCGGAGCAATTTCAGGCAGCCTACATGATTTATCGTGTGTATTTTACAGCTCACAAAATTTATATTCGCAAAATAATCAATCCTTTTGAGAAGAATAAACAGGGGATTATTTACGTTATGCCAACCATGTATCGCATCGATTTTGGGGCAAATAGCGTAGATGATTCGGTTGAAGTGGATAATGTTTTATGA
- a CDS encoding DNA cytosine methyltransferase codes for MSEKLKVVSLFCGCGGSDLGLLGGFEYLGQTYPKLPFEIVYALDFDKFAVQTYNANFEHPAICDDIKNLNIQELDDFDLLLGGFPCQSFSTVNPSKDTNDARANLYKELVKVLQTKQPKYFIFENVKGLMTLQKGKILQKVLTEFKQAGYEVQYKLLLAANFGIPQKRERVFMVGVRKDIQKHYTFPMETHAEQPNLYQKPFVKLEKIITTLAIDNPKYYFSEKAVLGMKNAKNNMKRGLYQDLQGQCLTITAHLAKTSLNSRDPVLLVDKDKELYRRFTPREAAGIQSFPDTFQFPVSDIQAYRQIGNAIPPVLMWHVANALAEIV; via the coding sequence ATGAGTGAAAAATTAAAAGTTGTATCGTTGTTTTGTGGTTGTGGTGGTTCTGATTTGGGATTATTGGGCGGATTTGAATACTTGGGGCAAACTTATCCTAAATTGCCGTTTGAAATTGTTTACGCTTTGGATTTTGATAAATTTGCTGTGCAAACGTATAACGCTAATTTTGAACACCCTGCGATTTGTGATGATATTAAGAATTTAAATATTCAAGAGCTTGATGATTTTGATTTATTATTAGGCGGTTTCCCATGCCAATCTTTCAGCACAGTTAATCCCAGTAAAGACACCAATGACGCACGTGCTAATTTATATAAAGAATTGGTAAAAGTATTGCAAACCAAACAGCCTAAATATTTTATTTTTGAAAATGTTAAGGGTTTGATGACTTTACAAAAAGGGAAAATTTTACAAAAAGTATTAACCGAATTTAAACAAGCAGGATATGAAGTTCAATATAAATTATTGTTGGCAGCAAATTTCGGTATTCCGCAAAAACGTGAACGTGTATTTATGGTAGGTGTTCGCAAAGATATTCAGAAACACTATACATTCCCTATGGAAACTCATGCCGAACAGCCTAATTTATATCAAAAACCTTTTGTAAAATTAGAAAAAATCATTACTACCTTGGCGATTGATAATCCTAAATATTATTTTTCAGAAAAAGCTGTTTTAGGCATGAAAAATGCGAAAAATAACATGAAACGCGGTTTATATCAGGATTTGCAAGGACAATGCTTAACTATTACGGCACATTTGGCAAAAACCAGTTTAAACTCACGAGACCCAGTTTTATTGGTTGATAAAGACAAAGAATTATATCGCCGTTTTACACCGCGAGAAGCGGCTGGTATTCAATCATTCCCTGATACCTTTCAATTTCCTGTGAGTGATATTCAGGCATATCGGCAAATTGGCAATGCCATTCCGCCTGTATTGATGTGGCACGTTGCCAATGCGTTAGCGGAAATTGTGTAG
- the hrpA gene encoding ATP-dependent RNA helicase HrpA, with the protein MPQPDFTQTLSKDRHFLRSAFKNPNKYGGLAKVEEKYKKSHDLYLQRLSKLPKPEFDNTLPVHDKLDEIKKAIAENQVTIICGETGSGKTTQLPKICLELGRGAAGLIGHTQPRRLAARSVAERIAEELKSEIGSAVGYKVRFTDHTSRDACVKLMTDGILLAETQTDRYLAAYDTIIIDEAHERSLNIDFLLGYLKQLLPRRPDLKVIITSATIDAERFSQHFNGAPVLEVSGRTYPVEILYRPLTSKDEDEAEVELTDAIVDAADELARYGEGDILVFLPGEREIREAAEALRKSTLRRNDEILPLFARLSHAEQHKIFHPSGAKRRIVLATNVAETSLTVPGIKYVIDTGLARVKRYSARAKVEQLHVEKISQAAARQRSGRCGRVSAGVCIRLFSEEDFNSRPEFTDPEIVRSNLAAVILRMASLNLGDVAAFPFLEMPDSRYINDGFQVLLELGAVEEM; encoded by the coding sequence ATGCCGCAACCCGATTTCACCCAAACCCTTTCCAAAGACCGCCATTTTCTGCGTTCTGCCTTTAAAAACCCCAATAAATACGGCGGCTTGGCCAAGGTTGAGGAAAAATACAAAAAATCGCACGACCTCTATCTGCAACGCCTGTCCAAACTGCCCAAGCCTGAGTTCGACAACACGCTGCCTGTTCACGATAAGCTCGACGAAATCAAAAAAGCCATTGCCGAGAATCAGGTAACGATTATTTGCGGCGAAACCGGTTCGGGCAAAACCACGCAGCTGCCCAAGATTTGTTTGGAACTCGGACGTGGGGCGGCAGGCTTGATCGGGCATACCCAGCCGCGCCGTTTGGCCGCGCGTTCGGTGGCGGAGCGGATTGCCGAAGAGCTGAAATCCGAAATCGGCAGCGCGGTGGGCTATAAGGTGCGCTTTACCGACCACACCTCACGCGATGCCTGCGTCAAGCTGATGACCGACGGCATCCTGCTGGCGGAAACCCAGACCGACCGTTATCTCGCCGCCTACGACACCATCATCATCGACGAAGCGCACGAGCGCAGCCTGAACATCGACTTCCTCTTGGGCTACCTGAAACAACTCCTGCCGCGCCGCCCCGACTTGAAAGTCATCATTACCTCGGCCACGATAGACGCAGAACGCTTCTCCCAACACTTCAACGGCGCGCCCGTTTTAGAAGTAAGCGGACGCACCTATCCCGTCGAAATCCTCTACCGACCGCTGACCAGCAAAGACGAAGACGAGGCAGAAGTCGAGCTGACCGACGCGATTGTCGATGCGGCCGACGAATTGGCGCGCTACGGCGAAGGCGATATTTTGGTGTTCCTGCCGGGCGAACGCGAAATCCGCGAAGCGGCAGAAGCCCTGCGCAAATCCACGCTGCGCCGCAACGACGAAATCCTGCCCCTGTTCGCGCGCCTGTCGCACGCCGAACAGCACAAAATCTTCCACCCCTCCGGTGCGAAACGCCGCATCGTGTTGGCAACCAACGTCGCCGAAACCTCGCTCACCGTGCCGGGCATCAAATACGTCATCGACACCGGCCTCGCGCGCGTCAAACGCTATTCCGCGCGGGCGAAAGTGGAGCAGCTTCATGTCGAAAAAATCTCCCAAGCCGCCGCCCGCCAACGCTCCGGCCGCTGCGGCCGCGTCTCCGCAGGCGTGTGTATCCGCTTATTTTCAGAAGAAGATTTCAATAGCCGCCCCGAATTTACCGACCCGGAAATCGTCCGCAGCAACCTCGCCGCCGTCATCCTGCGCATGGCATCGCTGAACCTGGGCGACGTAGCGGCATTCCCATTTTTAGAAATGCCCGATTCACGGTATATCAATGACGGTTTTCAGGTATTGCTGGAATTGGGAGCGGTGGAGGAAATGTGA
- the rsfS gene encoding ribosome silencing factor: MNEQELQDLQKMVEVAVNALEDIKAKDISVLETQDKTSLFARMIIASGDSTRQVKALANNVAVDLKEAGFEILSTEGDSGEWTLVDAGDLVVHVMLPTVRDFYDIDTLWGGEKPSFHAGMQKPWHAAD; encoded by the coding sequence ATGAACGAACAAGAATTGCAAGACCTGCAAAAAATGGTCGAAGTGGCCGTAAACGCCCTCGAAGACATCAAAGCCAAAGACATCTCCGTTTTGGAAACCCAAGACAAAACCTCCCTGTTCGCCCGCATGATTATTGCCAGCGGCGACAGCACACGCCAAGTTAAAGCACTGGCCAACAACGTTGCCGTCGATTTGAAAGAAGCTGGTTTCGAAATCCTCAGCACCGAAGGCGACAGCGGCGAATGGACGCTCGTCGACGCAGGCGACCTCGTTGTCCACGTCATGCTCCCTACCGTGCGCGACTTCTACGACATCGACACCTTGTGGGGCGGAGAAAAACCGAGTTTCCACGCCGGTATGCAAAAACCTTGGCACGCCGCCGACTAA
- the nadD gene encoding nicotinate-nucleotide adenylyltransferase: MKNIGLFGGTFDPIHNGHLHIARAFADEIGLDLVVFLPAGDPYHKDSTRTPAQERLNMVELAIADEPKFAASDCDIVRDGATYTFDTVQIFRQQFPGAQLWWLMGSDSLMQLHTWKKWQTLVRQTHIAIAMRQGDNLNKTPRELHAWLGEALQNGSVRILNAPLHNTSSTQIRANLAKTHHSDGLPQPVAQYIRQHKLYEK; encoded by the coding sequence ATGAAAAACATCGGATTATTCGGCGGCACGTTTGACCCCATCCACAACGGCCACCTCCACATCGCCCGCGCCTTCGCCGACGAAATCGGTTTGGATCTCGTCGTCTTCCTGCCGGCAGGCGACCCGTACCACAAAGACAGCACGCGCACGCCGGCACAAGAGCGCCTCAATATGGTTGAACTCGCCATCGCCGACGAGCCGAAATTCGCCGCCAGCGACTGCGACATCGTCCGCGACGGCGCAACTTATACGTTTGACACCGTCCAAATCTTCCGCCAGCAGTTTCCCGGCGCGCAACTGTGGTGGCTGATGGGCAGCGACAGCCTGATGCAGCTGCACACATGGAAAAAATGGCAAACCCTCGTGCGCCAGACCCATATCGCCATTGCCATGCGCCAAGGCGACAACCTCAACAAAACCCCGCGCGAATTGCACGCATGGCTCGGCGAAGCCCTGCAAAACGGCAGCGTCCGTATCCTCAACGCGCCACTGCACAACACCAGCTCCACCCAAATCCGCGCCAATCTTGCCAAAACGCACCATTCAGACGGCCTGCCGCAACCCGTCGCCCAATACATCCGCCAACACAAACTCTATGAAAAATAG